One window from the genome of Acaryochloris thomasi RCC1774 encodes:
- the fabF gene encoding beta-ketoacyl-ACP synthase II, with protein sequence MTDLNRKRVVVTGLSAITPIGNTLQEYWDSLLAGRSGVGPITAFDASKHACQIAAQVEGFDPEAYMDRKEAKRMDRFAQFAVAASKQALEDSQLKIDDTNATDIGVMIGTGIGGLQVLEDQQEIYLTRGPSRCSPFMIPMMIANMAAGLTAIHTGAKGPNSCAVTACAAGSNAIGDAMRYVQMGYAKAMICGGTEAAVTPLSVAGFASARALSTRNDEPQRASRPFDKDRDGFVLGEGTGILILEELEHALSRGAKIYGEIIGYGNTCDAYHMTSPTPGGEGATRAIEGCLKDAGLGPDEITYINAHGTSTSANDTTETAAIKRALGDNAYKAAISSTKSMTGHLLGGSGGIEAVATLMAIHTDHVPPTINLENPDEGCDLDYIPNQSRALAVNVALSNSFGFGGHNVTLAFRKYIG encoded by the coding sequence ATGACTGACCTAAATCGAAAACGCGTTGTTGTCACTGGACTCAGTGCAATTACCCCGATCGGGAATACGCTCCAGGAGTATTGGGACTCACTCCTCGCGGGGCGAAGCGGTGTTGGACCGATCACAGCCTTCGATGCTAGTAAACATGCCTGCCAGATTGCCGCCCAGGTGGAGGGATTTGATCCTGAAGCCTATATGGATCGCAAAGAAGCGAAGCGGATGGATCGGTTTGCTCAGTTTGCCGTGGCCGCAAGCAAGCAGGCGCTAGAAGATTCGCAGCTCAAAATCGACGACACTAACGCCACCGATATTGGCGTCATGATTGGCACCGGCATTGGGGGCTTGCAGGTTCTTGAAGATCAGCAAGAAATTTATCTGACCCGTGGGCCAAGCCGCTGTAGCCCGTTCATGATTCCGATGATGATTGCTAACATGGCTGCTGGCCTAACGGCAATTCATACGGGAGCTAAGGGTCCTAATTCCTGTGCGGTGACAGCCTGTGCCGCTGGCTCTAACGCCATCGGCGATGCGATGCGCTACGTGCAGATGGGCTATGCCAAAGCTATGATTTGCGGTGGGACTGAAGCTGCCGTGACGCCGCTGTCGGTGGCGGGTTTTGCCTCAGCCCGTGCCCTGTCCACCCGAAATGACGAACCCCAAAGAGCGAGTCGCCCCTTCGACAAAGACCGAGACGGCTTTGTGCTCGGTGAAGGAACGGGGATCTTAATTTTGGAAGAGCTGGAACATGCCCTCAGTCGAGGCGCCAAGATCTATGGTGAGATAATAGGCTACGGAAATACCTGCGATGCCTACCACATGACCTCCCCGACCCCTGGTGGTGAGGGCGCAACACGAGCCATTGAAGGATGTCTTAAAGATGCCGGCCTCGGGCCAGATGAAATTACCTATATCAACGCCCACGGCACCAGTACCTCAGCCAACGATACGACGGAGACTGCCGCCATCAAGCGAGCCCTAGGCGATAACGCCTACAAGGCGGCCATTAGCTCAACGAAATCGATGACGGGGCATCTGCTGGGTGGTTCTGGTGGTATTGAAGCCGTTGCTACTCTAATGGCAATTCATACCGATCACGTGCCGCCTACTATTAACCTTGAGAATCCAGACGAGGGCTGTGACCTCGATTACATCCCCAATCAAAGCCGAGCACTTGCCGTTAATGTTGCCCTTTCAAATTCCTTTGGATTTGGCGGTCATAATGTCACCTTAGCCTTCCGAAAGTACATTGGTTGA
- a CDS encoding ribose-phosphate pyrophosphokinase: MISSATLALQSPLPLVAENNRLKLFSGSANIQLAQEVARYLSVDLGPMVRKQFADGELYVQIQESIRGCDVYLMQPTCRPVNDHLMELLIMIDACRRASARQITAVIPYYGYSRADRKTAGRESITAKLVANLITQAGASRILSMDLHSAQIQGYFDIPVDHVYGSPVLIDYLAQKELPDLVVVSPDVGGVARARAFAKKLDDAPLAIIDKRRQAHNVAEVMNVVGDVAGKTAVLVDDMIDTGGTITEAARLLREEGARQVYACATHAVFSPPATQRMVDSVFEEVIVTNTIPVPPERHFPQLRVLSVASLLGETIWRVHEDSSVSSMFR; encoded by the coding sequence GTGATCTCTTCTGCAACACTGGCCTTGCAATCTCCGTTACCGTTGGTTGCTGAGAATAATCGTCTTAAGCTTTTTTCTGGTTCTGCAAATATTCAGCTTGCCCAGGAGGTTGCGCGCTATCTGAGTGTTGATCTTGGGCCCATGGTGCGTAAGCAGTTCGCTGATGGTGAACTCTACGTTCAGATTCAAGAATCCATTCGAGGCTGTGATGTTTATTTGATGCAGCCCACCTGCCGTCCGGTCAATGATCACCTGATGGAGCTGCTGATCATGATTGATGCCTGTCGACGCGCTTCGGCTCGACAGATTACAGCGGTTATTCCTTACTATGGCTATTCGCGGGCCGACCGCAAAACGGCAGGGCGAGAGTCCATTACGGCCAAGCTGGTGGCGAATCTAATTACTCAGGCCGGAGCAAGCCGCATTCTGTCAATGGATCTACACTCGGCTCAGATTCAGGGTTATTTCGATATTCCTGTTGACCACGTTTATGGTTCACCGGTTCTGATTGACTATCTGGCTCAGAAAGAACTGCCGGATTTGGTCGTCGTTTCTCCTGATGTGGGTGGGGTGGCGCGGGCACGGGCCTTTGCCAAAAAGCTGGATGATGCGCCCCTGGCGATCATTGATAAACGCCGTCAGGCCCACAATGTTGCTGAAGTTATGAACGTGGTCGGAGATGTCGCAGGCAAAACGGCTGTGCTGGTTGATGACATGATTGATACTGGCGGTACGATCACTGAGGCAGCTCGTTTGCTGCGTGAGGAAGGGGCACGGCAGGTTTATGCCTGTGCGACCCATGCTGTCTTTTCACCCCCTGCGACCCAACGGATGGTAGACAGTGTGTTTGAAGAGGTTATTGTTACCAACACCATTCCAGTACCGCCAGAGCGTCACTTTCCGCAACTGCGGGTGCTGTCTGTTGCTAGCCTTTTAGGAGAAACGATTTGGCGCGTTCATGAAGACAGCTCTGTGAGCAGCATGTTTAGGTAA
- the crtD gene encoding C-3',4' desaturase CrtD, with protein MPQAQQVPSPTGCKVVVIGAGIGGLTAASLLAHRGYQVKIFEQAQIPGGCASTFKRRGFTFDVGATQVAGLEPGGIHHRIFTELGIDLPAASPCDPACAVFLPGEDRPISVWRDPDQWKAERQRQFPGSERFWQLMADLFEVNWAFQSRDPVIPPRSPWDVWQAVQALRPATLKTVPHIFSTVGQTLRAFGLGHDHRLKTFLDLQLKLYSQVDAEETALLYAATALGVSQHPQGLSHLYGSMQVLSDCLVEALKKSAGELYLGHSVQSIQKKDDANLPFKVQGHDTKENEWIEAADHVVANVTVQNLVDLLGKAAPASYQKRVQGLPTASGAFVVYLGVAAEAIPDDCPPHLQFLYDADGPIAENNSLFVSVSRPGDGRATDGQATIIASTFTDPDQWEQTDDYEGLKEKYAEDAIANLSQYFTLNANTIIHQEAGTPRTFERFTARQKGIVGGIGQRVPNFGPFGFSTRTPIKGLWLVGDSTHPGEGTAGVSYSALTAVKQIQAMS; from the coding sequence ATGCCCCAAGCGCAACAGGTACCTTCACCGACTGGCTGCAAAGTCGTCGTAATCGGAGCCGGGATCGGTGGTCTCACGGCAGCATCTCTATTGGCGCACCGAGGCTATCAGGTCAAAATCTTTGAGCAAGCCCAAATCCCTGGCGGATGTGCCTCAACCTTCAAGCGTCGAGGATTCACCTTTGATGTGGGTGCTACCCAGGTTGCGGGCCTCGAACCTGGCGGCATTCATCACCGCATCTTCACTGAACTCGGTATCGATCTCCCTGCCGCTAGTCCCTGCGATCCGGCCTGCGCTGTTTTCTTGCCTGGAGAAGATCGCCCCATCTCTGTTTGGCGCGATCCTGACCAGTGGAAAGCCGAGCGCCAACGACAGTTCCCCGGCAGTGAGAGGTTTTGGCAACTGATGGCCGATCTTTTTGAGGTCAATTGGGCTTTCCAGTCCCGCGACCCCGTGATTCCGCCCCGCAGCCCTTGGGATGTGTGGCAGGCTGTGCAGGCGCTGCGGCCTGCCACGCTAAAGACAGTCCCCCATATCTTTTCCACTGTAGGGCAGACGCTCCGAGCGTTTGGATTGGGGCATGATCATCGCCTCAAAACATTTTTAGATTTACAGCTCAAGCTTTATTCCCAAGTGGATGCCGAAGAAACGGCTCTACTCTATGCCGCTACTGCACTTGGAGTATCGCAGCATCCTCAGGGACTTTCCCACCTATACGGCAGTATGCAGGTACTCAGCGATTGCTTGGTCGAAGCGCTCAAAAAATCTGCTGGAGAGCTCTATCTAGGACACTCAGTGCAGAGCATCCAGAAAAAGGACGACGCAAATCTCCCCTTCAAAGTTCAAGGGCATGATACCAAGGAGAACGAGTGGATCGAAGCGGCGGACCACGTTGTCGCTAACGTTACAGTGCAAAATCTAGTTGATCTATTGGGGAAGGCAGCTCCGGCCAGCTATCAAAAGCGAGTCCAGGGACTGCCGACCGCCTCCGGTGCTTTCGTTGTTTATTTAGGTGTTGCAGCTGAAGCGATTCCTGATGACTGTCCACCGCATCTGCAGTTTCTTTATGATGCTGACGGACCCATTGCTGAGAATAACTCCCTATTTGTTTCTGTCAGTCGCCCGGGTGATGGTCGTGCAACCGATGGTCAGGCAACGATTATCGCCTCTACCTTTACCGACCCAGATCAGTGGGAGCAGACCGACGATTATGAAGGCTTGAAAGAGAAGTATGCGGAAGATGCGATCGCAAACCTCAGTCAATACTTCACCCTCAACGCAAACACCATCATCCACCAAGAAGCCGGAACTCCCCGCACCTTTGAACGTTTTACCGCTCGCCAGAAAGGCATCGTCGGCGGTATCGGTCAGCGCGTCCCTAACTTTGGCCCCTTTGGTTTCTCCACCCGCACCCCCATCAAAGGACTTTGGCTCGTAGGTGACTCCACCCATCCCGGCGAAGGAACCGCAGGCGTTAGCTACTCTGCCCTGACCGCCGTTAAGCAGATTCAGGCGATGTCATAA
- the acpP gene encoding acyl carrier protein translates to MSDSGTFEKVKSIVAEQLSVDAAQVVPDASFQNDLNADSLDVVEMVMALEEEFDIEIPDEDAEAITTVQKAVEYIDKKAA, encoded by the coding sequence ATGAGCGATTCAGGTACGTTTGAGAAAGTCAAGTCTATTGTTGCCGAGCAACTCAGTGTTGACGCAGCGCAAGTTGTCCCCGATGCCAGCTTCCAAAACGATCTCAATGCTGACTCTCTGGACGTAGTTGAGATGGTCATGGCTTTAGAAGAAGAGTTTGATATTGAGATTCCAGACGAAGACGCCGAAGCGATCACCACCGTTCAAAAAGCAGTGGAATATATTGACAAGAAAGCTGCCTAA
- the ftsZ gene encoding cell division protein FtsZ, with protein sequence MAHGAARIKVMGVGGGGGNAVNRMIESNVLGVEFWLLNTDAQALSQNSDAQRLQVGQKLTRGLGAGGNPAIGQKAAEESRDEISAALADSDLVFITCGMGGGTGTGAAPIVAEVAKEMGALTVGVVTRPFTFEGRRRMHQAEEGIAALQSRVDTLIVIPNDKILSAVAEQTPVQEAFRVADDILRQGVQGISDIISIPGLINVDFADVRAVMADAGSAMMGVGTGSGKSRAKEAATAAIDSPLLDSSIRGARGVVFNITGGSDLTLHEVGVAADTIYEVVDPGANIIFGAVIDEALQGDIKITVIATGFTGDDSTPLPPRIKQAKPKSDARTKAKVVKNPAAAPPAPAKKPGSGLDIPDFLQKRRGS encoded by the coding sequence ATGGCGCATGGTGCAGCAAGAATTAAGGTGATGGGCGTTGGCGGTGGTGGCGGCAATGCGGTCAACCGCATGATCGAAAGTAACGTTTTGGGCGTAGAGTTTTGGCTCCTCAACACTGATGCGCAGGCTTTGTCTCAAAACTCAGACGCGCAGCGTCTTCAGGTTGGACAAAAGCTGACTCGAGGTCTAGGAGCAGGTGGTAACCCTGCCATTGGTCAAAAAGCTGCTGAAGAGTCACGAGACGAGATCTCAGCAGCCTTAGCGGACTCGGACCTCGTCTTTATTACCTGCGGCATGGGCGGGGGCACAGGAACGGGTGCCGCGCCGATTGTAGCTGAAGTCGCCAAAGAGATGGGGGCGCTGACGGTGGGCGTTGTGACCCGCCCCTTCACGTTTGAAGGGCGGCGGCGGATGCATCAGGCCGAAGAAGGTATTGCAGCGCTGCAGTCGAGGGTCGATACGCTGATTGTGATTCCCAACGACAAGATTTTGTCTGCCGTTGCAGAGCAAACGCCTGTTCAAGAGGCCTTCCGAGTGGCTGACGATATCCTGCGTCAGGGTGTGCAAGGTATCTCTGACATCATTAGTATCCCTGGCCTGATTAATGTTGACTTTGCTGATGTTCGGGCTGTGATGGCTGATGCTGGCTCAGCCATGATGGGCGTGGGCACTGGCTCTGGAAAGTCTCGTGCGAAGGAAGCTGCAACAGCCGCTATTGATTCACCTCTTCTTGATTCTTCTATCAGAGGTGCAAGGGGTGTGGTCTTCAACATTACAGGTGGCTCTGATTTGACGCTCCATGAGGTTGGGGTGGCCGCAGACACCATCTATGAGGTGGTTGATCCCGGTGCAAATATTATTTTTGGAGCCGTGATTGATGAGGCGCTGCAGGGTGATATCAAAATCACCGTGATTGCAACGGGATTCACCGGCGATGACTCGACGCCGCTGCCCCCTCGAATTAAGCAAGCAAAGCCTAAGTCTGATGCTAGAACCAAGGCGAAAGTGGTGAAGAACCCTGCTGCGGCCCCACCCGCACCCGCGAAGAAGCCTGGCTCAGGGCTTGATATTCCTGACTTTTTGCAAAAGCGTCGGGGCTCGTAG
- a CDS encoding cell division protein FtsQ/DivIB — translation MTDPAAESQIDLIRDRHKQLKRQRQNRFLQAAWRTLVTLSVAVGLGWAVSQPEWKLRQQSQIAISGNNQLSTAGLESLLPFSFPLSLIRLEPQRIETVLQKHAHIQQVLVSRKLFPPRATIFVQERPPVAITRCDRCLLVTDPGDSKALKIGPADTWILDDQGVALPAQYYPAFANAKDLPALEMENFLSPLPETAVAPLKKIAAAQNAKPMILNQQKQKQWQRMYSVLQSSSVIKSDSPVQLSSINWQDLANLKLKTKLGEIHLGSDDSHFAKQLKALDEMRSLSDTIDIEQIVYIDLQNPDQPDLEMRNPPEPSVPPT, via the coding sequence ATGACAGACCCTGCAGCAGAATCTCAAATTGACCTCATTCGAGATCGGCACAAACAGCTCAAACGGCAGCGGCAAAATCGCTTCCTGCAGGCCGCTTGGCGAACGCTCGTGACCCTGAGCGTAGCTGTTGGCCTTGGCTGGGCCGTGAGTCAACCAGAATGGAAGCTTCGACAGCAGAGTCAGATTGCGATTTCGGGCAATAATCAACTGTCAACCGCTGGGCTGGAATCACTCCTACCCTTCTCCTTTCCGCTATCGCTGATTCGATTAGAACCGCAACGGATTGAGACGGTCCTACAAAAGCACGCCCATATTCAACAGGTGCTCGTTTCACGAAAGCTCTTTCCCCCCAGAGCAACTATTTTTGTTCAAGAGCGGCCCCCGGTGGCGATTACAAGATGCGATCGCTGTTTACTCGTTACAGACCCCGGCGATTCCAAAGCCCTGAAAATTGGCCCTGCAGACACCTGGATCCTTGACGATCAGGGCGTTGCATTACCAGCACAGTATTACCCTGCCTTCGCAAACGCCAAAGATCTACCCGCTCTCGAAATGGAGAACTTCTTAAGTCCTCTCCCCGAAACCGCAGTAGCTCCCCTCAAAAAAATAGCCGCAGCGCAAAACGCTAAACCAATGATTCTGAATCAACAGAAACAGAAACAGTGGCAGCGCATGTATTCAGTCCTGCAGAGCAGTTCGGTCATCAAATCAGATAGCCCCGTTCAGCTTTCATCTATTAACTGGCAAGATCTTGCCAATCTTAAGCTAAAGACGAAGTTAGGTGAAATTCATCTTGGTTCTGATGACAGTCACTTCGCTAAGCAGCTAAAAGCGTTAGATGAGATGCGATCCCTAAGTGACACCATTGATATAGAACAGATTGTTTATATTGACCTGCAAAATCCAGACCAGCCGGATTTAGAAATGCGTAATCCTCCAGAGCCTTCAGTGCCGCCCACCTAA
- the msrP gene encoding protein-methionine-sulfoxide reductase catalytic subunit MsrP — translation MVLIRSPKPWQRQRQRMTSETVFYQRRRLLKGLGGMGIGMAAFSTASCVRQSKTGDPSELAATFKTSRLEAERNTRYTVNRSATPQDLAAGYNNFYEFGGNKQIWKAAQKLPLNDWQVEVTGQVNNPRTYNVDDLKQRFPLEERIYRFRCVEAWAMVVPWVGFPMRALLKEVEPKATAKFVRFTSFYDPAVCPGPGFLPGSLPWPYTEGLSIAEMANELAFFAVGIYGRELPKQHGAPLRMVLPWKYGFKGAKSIVKIEFLDQQPATFWNSLSPNEYGFTANVDPKVPHPRWSQSQERLLGTGSNSYAWEKQPTLPYNGYEEYVGKLYS, via the coding sequence ATGGTTTTAATTCGATCCCCGAAACCGTGGCAGAGGCAACGGCAGCGGATGACGTCAGAAACGGTCTTCTACCAACGACGTCGACTGCTCAAAGGGCTAGGGGGGATGGGCATAGGGATGGCTGCATTCTCGACGGCGAGCTGTGTCCGCCAGTCAAAAACGGGGGACCCTTCAGAGCTGGCTGCGACCTTCAAAACGTCGCGGCTAGAGGCTGAACGCAATACTCGCTATACGGTCAATCGTTCGGCAACACCTCAGGATTTAGCCGCTGGCTACAACAATTTCTACGAGTTTGGCGGCAATAAACAAATTTGGAAGGCGGCGCAAAAGCTACCGCTCAACGACTGGCAGGTGGAGGTGACAGGTCAGGTCAATAATCCGCGTACCTATAATGTCGATGATCTCAAGCAGCGATTCCCGCTAGAGGAGCGCATCTATCGATTTCGCTGTGTGGAAGCCTGGGCAATGGTGGTGCCCTGGGTGGGTTTTCCGATGCGAGCGCTGCTCAAGGAGGTTGAGCCAAAGGCAACGGCCAAATTTGTTCGCTTTACTTCTTTCTATGATCCGGCAGTCTGCCCCGGTCCTGGTTTCTTACCTGGCTCACTGCCTTGGCCCTATACAGAGGGCTTAAGTATTGCTGAGATGGCCAACGAACTGGCCTTTTTCGCGGTGGGTATATACGGCCGGGAACTCCCGAAGCAGCATGGTGCTCCTTTAAGGATGGTTCTACCTTGGAAATATGGGTTTAAGGGAGCTAAATCCATTGTCAAAATTGAGTTTCTTGACCAGCAGCCGGCGACGTTCTGGAATTCGCTGTCACCGAATGAATACGGATTCACTGCAAATGTCGATCCGAAAGTGCCACACCCTCGATGGTCGCAGTCTCAAGAACGCTTACTGGGGACCGGCTCTAATTCCTATGCATGGGAGAAGCAGCCCACACTGCCCTACAACGGTTATGAGGAGTACGTGGGTAAGCTATACAGCTAG
- a CDS encoding CoB--CoM heterodisulfide reductase iron-sulfur subunit B family protein — protein sequence MTVIPALRYAYFPGCVAQGACRELNMATQAIAQTLGIELIELKKAACCGSGTFKEESQLLEDTVNARNIALAEQLKLPLLTHCSTCQGVIGHVDDRLKAAKADDPAYFDQVNGLLQEQKCSPYQGSTEVKHILWALVGDYGLEMITQQVKRKLSGLRCAAFYGCYLLRAQSSLPFDNPVNPSSMENLFAALGATPVYYSGRTQCCGWPLSSYATEASFKMAGNRLEDAIASQADCIVTPCPLCHLNLDSRQPEVEKATGKTLGLPILHLPQLVGLALGIEPSKLGLERHVVKTQALLRKLGF from the coding sequence ATGACGGTTATTCCTGCTCTCCGATATGCTTACTTTCCAGGCTGTGTGGCGCAAGGGGCCTGTCGTGAGCTTAATATGGCCACTCAGGCCATTGCCCAGACCCTCGGCATTGAGCTGATCGAACTCAAGAAGGCGGCCTGCTGCGGTTCAGGAACATTCAAAGAAGAGTCTCAGCTTTTAGAAGATACGGTCAATGCCCGCAACATTGCCCTGGCAGAGCAACTGAAGCTACCTCTGCTCACCCACTGCAGTACCTGTCAAGGCGTAATCGGTCATGTTGATGATCGATTAAAGGCAGCAAAGGCTGACGATCCGGCCTACTTTGATCAGGTCAATGGTCTTCTACAGGAGCAGAAATGCTCACCCTATCAGGGCAGCACGGAGGTCAAGCATATACTGTGGGCGTTAGTCGGGGACTACGGCTTAGAGATGATCACGCAGCAGGTGAAGCGGAAGCTCTCGGGCCTCAGATGTGCTGCTTTCTATGGCTGTTATCTTTTGCGTGCCCAGTCTTCTTTGCCTTTCGATAACCCAGTGAATCCCAGTTCAATGGAGAATTTATTTGCGGCACTGGGGGCCACGCCGGTCTATTATTCTGGGCGCACGCAGTGCTGTGGCTGGCCTTTATCGAGCTATGCCACTGAGGCTTCTTTTAAGATGGCAGGGAATCGATTGGAAGATGCGATCGCATCTCAAGCAGACTGCATCGTCACGCCTTGTCCTCTGTGCCATCTCAACCTAGACTCCCGCCAACCTGAAGTCGAAAAGGCAACGGGCAAAACCTTAGGTCTGCCCATCCTGCATCTCCCTCAGCTTGTGGGCCTCGCTCTCGGTATTGAACCCTCGAAGCTAGGGCTAGAGCGTCATGTTGTCAAAACTCAGGCACTTCTCCGAAAGCTAGGATTTTGA